In Aedes albopictus strain Foshan chromosome 3, AalbF5, whole genome shotgun sequence, the following are encoded in one genomic region:
- the LOC109431784 gene encoding protein krasavietz, whose translation MSQKAERPVLSGQRIKTRKRDEREKNDPTGFRDAVIAGLEAADDLEQISKFLDSAGNKLDYRRYGEVLFDILIAGGLLVPGGSISQDGEKPRTDRCLFAAPEDMESMRNHEQIFTRLMRRYKYLEKMFEEEMKKVLIFIKGFTPLERIKLARMTALWIANNSVPPHVLLVLNNEHLTKDGLALEFLLEVFVTFKQEKGTAPLVATLRKGGLDNRLLDFLPINKRSEEHLKTVFIEKDLADIFKLHKAQASQEAKRELTQLLIDDINDNKTTKDIIADVKDMATKSNIPEHEVIGLIWGTIMSLAEWNKKEELVAEQAMKHLRNYTQLFGAFSTTQKAEMALLLKVQEFCYENMNFMKAFQKIVLMFYKTEVVSEDSILKWYKEGHSNKGKMHFLDQMKQFIEWLQNAEEETESEEED comes from the exons ATGAGTCAGAAAGCCGAAAGACCAGTACTATCAGGTCAACGCATCAAGACCAGGAAAAGGG ATGAGAGAGAGAAAAATGACCCCACGGGATTCCGTGACGCGGTCATTGCAGGTCTTGAAGCAGCTGATGATCTAGAGCAAATTTCCAAGTTTCTTGATAGTGCTGGCAATAAGCTCGACTACCGTCGCTACGGAGAAGTATTATTCGATATTCTGATTGCTGGAGGATTACTTG TTCCCGGAGGTTCTATCTCACAAGATGGCGAGAAACCACGTACCGATCGCTGTCTATTCGCAGCACCGGAAGACATGGAATCGATGCGGAACCATGAGCAG ATTTTCACTCGGCTCATGCGTCGATACAAGTACCTCGAGAAAATGTTTGAAGAGGAAATGAAGAAGGTCCTGATCTTCATCAAGGGTTTTACTCCACTGGAAAGGATCAAGCTTGCGCGTATGACGGCTCTCTGGATTG CCAACAATTCCGTGCCGCCGCACGTGTTGCTCGTCCTGAACAACGAGCACCTGACCAAGGATGGCCTGGCGCTCGAGTTTCTGCTGGAGGTGTTCGTCACCTTCAAGCAGGAAAAGGGTACGGCCCCGCTGGTAGCGACACTACGCAAGGGTGGCCTCGATAACCGTCTGCTGGACTTCCTGCCCATCAACAAGCGCAGCGAGGAGCACCTGAAGACCGTTTTCATCGAGAAGGATCTGGCGGATATCTTCAAGCTTCACAAGGCTCAGGCGAGCCAGGAGGCGAAGCGCGAGTTGACGCAG CTACTGATCGATGACATCAATGACAACAAGACAACAAAAGATATTATTGCCGACGTCAAGGACATGGCGACAAAATCAAACATTCCTGAACATGAAGTTATCGGTCTC ATCTGGGGCACCATAATGTCACTAGCCGAATGGAACAAAAAGGAGGAACTGGTCGCCGAGCAAGCGATGAAACATCTGCGCAACTACACGCAGCTGTTCGGTGCCTTCTCCACCACACAGAAGGCGGAGATGGCCCTGCTGCTCAAGGTGCAGGAGTTCTGCTACGAAAACATGAACTTCATGAAGGCGTTCCAGAAGATCGTGCTGATGTTCTACAAAA CCGAGGTTGTTTCCGAGGATTCCATCCTCAAGTGGTACAAGGAGGGACACTCAAACAAGGGCAAGATGCACTTCTTGGATCAGATGAAGCAATTCATCGAATGGCTGCAAAATGCCGAAGAAG aaACCGAATCTGAAGAGGAAGATTAA